One window of the Camelina sativa cultivar DH55 chromosome 1, Cs, whole genome shotgun sequence genome contains the following:
- the LOC104790594 gene encoding uncharacterized protein LOC104790594, whose amino-acid sequence MASGKPATRPSVRHPSHNHPLRGHKAQVEDEIICSGCDLDLIGASFKCTKSECDYFLHKTCFELPREIRHKSHADHPLTLLYSPQNNQSTYTCDACGEYGSGFTYNCSICHYDVHVGCVSMPETMKHDEHAHTLVLLYSTPCPKGHIFTCDVCQETMPDNLWLHYCQKCDYGAHLHACVAEEEEKPKKGGRGRGGEGGSNGNGVNGGRSSANSELAAMLKAQREMEQMQIALHLEMQRAKIDKKSRKHMLKMI is encoded by the coding sequence ATGGCTTCAGGGAAACCAGCTACCCGCCCTTCAGTGAGACACCCGAGCCACAACCATCCATTGCGCGGTCACAAAGCCCAAGTTGAAGATGAGATCATTTGCTCTGGTTGCGACCTAGACCTGATCGGTGCATCTTTCAAGTGCACAAAGTCAGAGTGTGATTACTTCTTGCACAAGACATGTTTCGAGCTTCCACGAGAGATTCGTCACAAGTCTCACGCTGATCACCCTTTGACCCTACTCTATTCCCCACAGAATAATCAATCCACCTACACGTGTGACGCATGCGGTGAGTATGGATCCGGGTTCACGTATAACTGCTCTATATGCCACTACGATGTTCATGTTGGATGTGTATCTATGCCAGAGACCATGAAGCATGACGAGCACGCGCACACGCTCGTTTTGCTCTACAGTACTCCTTGCCCAAAGGGTCATATATTTACGTGTGATGTTTGCCAGGAAACTATGCCGGATAATTTGTGGTTGCACTATTGCCAGAAGTGTGACTACGGTGCTCATTTACATGCATGCGTCgctgaagaagaggaaaagccaaaaaaaggaggaagaggaagaggaggagaaggaggaagtAATGGAAATGGGGTGAACGGAGGAAGGAGCTCGGCCAATTCAGAGCTAGCTGCGATGTTGAAGGCTCAAAGGGAGATGGAGCAGATGCAGATTGCTCTACACTTGGAGATGCAAAGAGCTAAGATTGATAAAAAGTCAAGAAAACATATGCTCAAAATGATCTAA